The following are from one region of the Aequoribacter fuscus genome:
- a CDS encoding ExbD/TolR family protein, with the protein MSMRDQAARRRSASDEGQIDLTPMLDVVFIMLIFFIVTSSFVKEPGVELFKPQASTMEACERGTIIFAVDGQGDIYYNKNKVPLDRVNRVTEAAKKEAPQANLVIQVDQDTPAYAVEELIDEVRSLLTAPPCISTDDEV; encoded by the coding sequence ATGAGCATGAGAGATCAGGCTGCACGCCGTCGCAGTGCCAGCGATGAGGGGCAGATCGACTTAACCCCGATGCTTGACGTGGTATTCATCATGTTGATTTTCTTTATCGTAACGTCATCGTTCGTTAAAGAACCCGGTGTTGAGTTGTTTAAGCCACAAGCTTCAACAATGGAAGCTTGTGAGCGGGGTACGATCATTTTTGCGGTGGATGGTCAGGGCGACATCTATTACAACAAAAATAAGGTACCTTTAGACCGCGTAAACCGAGTGACAGAAGCGGCCAAAAAGGAAGCTCCACAAGCGAATTTAGTAATCCAGGTGGATCAAGATACGCCTGCTTACGCGGTTGAGGAGTTAATTGACGAGGTGCGTTCGCTACTAACAGCGCCACCCTGTATTTCTACGGATGATGAGGTGTAA
- the pyk gene encoding pyruvate kinase, whose protein sequence is MTTPTHRRTKIVATIGPGSDNPDSLFRLIEAGVDVFRLNFSHGSADHHAAVAERVRKQAAIAGRYVGILADLQGPKIRIAGFKEGKIELSAGDRFILDLELDKDAGDQRSVGVDFPDLAESVGAGDTLLLDDGRVRLIVNHVFHKTIECTVVVGGILSSRKGINRLGGGLSAPALTDKDISDIKSLKAVQPDFVAVSFVSTAADIEQTKGLLEEAGVSAGIIAKIERAEVVADTDTLDAIIDASFGVMVARGDLGVEVGDAQLIGIQKDLISRARRQDRVVITATQMMESMINSPMPTRAEVFDVANAVLDGTDAVMLSAETAVGNYPVEVVKAMADSALGAERHPVARSWKHKANQKFDSTQETIAVSAIYAASHNDNVRGIACLTESGNTPLLMSRISSGLPIFALSDNHATLQRLALCRGVIPLYFDARMFEPEMIEERAVEFLKDGRYVVSGDSIILTKGAIMGQTGSTNILKILNVA, encoded by the coding sequence ATGACCACCCCGACCCACCGTCGAACCAAAATTGTTGCCACTATCGGACCCGGTAGCGACAACCCAGACAGCCTATTCAGACTTATTGAAGCAGGCGTTGATGTCTTTAGATTGAATTTTAGCCACGGCTCGGCGGACCATCACGCCGCAGTCGCGGAAAGGGTCCGCAAACAGGCCGCGATTGCCGGCCGTTACGTCGGTATATTGGCAGATCTACAGGGTCCTAAAATTCGAATCGCAGGCTTCAAGGAAGGCAAGATCGAACTAAGCGCAGGAGACCGGTTTATACTTGACCTGGAGCTCGACAAAGACGCCGGCGACCAGCGCTCAGTCGGCGTGGATTTCCCGGATCTCGCGGAAAGTGTGGGTGCGGGTGATACGCTGCTTCTCGACGATGGACGCGTGCGACTAATCGTGAACCACGTATTCCATAAAACAATCGAGTGCACGGTCGTTGTAGGGGGCATACTGAGCTCCCGCAAAGGCATTAATCGTTTAGGTGGTGGGCTCTCGGCGCCCGCACTGACTGACAAAGATATTTCGGACATTAAAAGCCTCAAAGCGGTCCAACCGGACTTTGTCGCAGTATCGTTTGTCAGCACCGCGGCCGATATCGAGCAAACAAAGGGGTTACTTGAAGAGGCAGGGGTAAGCGCCGGCATTATCGCCAAAATCGAACGGGCTGAAGTTGTCGCCGACACAGATACTCTCGACGCAATCATAGATGCCTCGTTTGGTGTCATGGTAGCACGCGGGGATTTGGGCGTAGAGGTTGGAGACGCCCAACTCATTGGCATTCAGAAGGACCTGATTTCGCGGGCGCGGCGCCAAGACAGAGTCGTGATTACCGCCACGCAGATGATGGAATCTATGATCAACAGTCCGATGCCCACTCGCGCCGAAGTGTTCGATGTAGCGAACGCCGTGCTTGATGGCACCGATGCCGTGATGCTTTCGGCAGAGACGGCCGTTGGTAACTACCCTGTCGAGGTAGTGAAAGCGATGGCCGACTCCGCGCTTGGCGCCGAGCGACACCCGGTAGCGCGATCGTGGAAACACAAAGCCAATCAAAAATTTGACAGTACCCAAGAAACCATTGCTGTCTCGGCTATTTACGCCGCGAGCCACAATGATAACGTCCGGGGAATTGCCTGTCTTACCGAATCGGGCAATACCCCCTTGTTAATGTCGCGCATCTCGTCAGGTTTGCCCATTTTCGCACTCAGTGATAATCATGCGACGTTGCAGCGTCTTGCGCTATGTCGTGGCGTTATTCCGCTCTATTTCGACGCACGAATGTTCGAGCCCGAAATGATCGAGGAGCGTGCTGTGGAGTTTTTGAAAGACGGGCGTTACGTCGTCTCAGGCGATTCCATTATCTTGACCAAAGGCGCCATCATGGGGCAAACGGGATCAACCAACATTTTGAAGATCCTAAATGTGGCTTGA
- a CDS encoding ExbD/TolR family protein encodes MRKLAKQKEEDGAEIDLTPMLDVVFIMLIFFIVVASFIKEAGIEVNRPDNSKSDPSDATSILVNIRSDNQIWMENRRVDVRSVRANIQRLLASDPEQAVTIKVEKGARANAVVNVADAAREAGAGSVNWASGGGKK; translated from the coding sequence ATGCGCAAACTTGCGAAACAAAAAGAGGAAGACGGCGCCGAAATTGATTTAACACCTATGCTAGACGTGGTGTTTATCATGCTGATCTTCTTTATCGTTGTCGCCTCGTTCATCAAGGAGGCTGGGATTGAAGTCAACCGTCCCGATAACTCTAAGTCGGACCCGAGCGATGCGACGAGTATTTTGGTGAATATTCGTAGCGATAACCAAATTTGGATGGAAAATCGACGAGTCGATGTACGTTCGGTTCGAGCTAACATTCAGCGCTTACTGGCGAGCGATCCAGAGCAAGCTGTTACCATCAAAGTGGAAAAAGGTGCTCGGGCAAACGCGGTCGTTAACGTCGCTGATGCTGCTCGAGAAGCGGGCGCTGGCTCGGTTAACTGGGCGAGCGGTGGAGGTAAAAAATGA
- a CDS encoding tetratricopeptide repeat protein, translating to MQNLSNKHVWMRAAALSLPLMLAQVGIEKASEAVGFQASTAFAQEAKKEERETRRTPALRNKVYEKLAEAQTAAEAKDWATARSVLDAMIDASGKRELNSYELANVYNLYAFIHYSNEDFPGALEAYRNVIAQPDIPLAMETNTKYTIAQLYFVQEDWKNGVDMLLEWFAVTDQPSATAHVLLSQGYYQLKDYDNALANVKIAIQMEEDKGRLPKEQWYNLARFLYFERNDVDNTIDMLRNLVTYYPKDQYWIQLSHMYGEKKEEGKQLSVMDAAYAQDLLTKGPERVTMAYLYLQGEVPYKAAQVMDRGLKEKLIDPTSKNYEIMGSAYRQAQEVAKAIPAMEIAAEKSEDGELYARLGNVYLDGDKFEEAIAALEKGLKRGGVRREDNAQLSLGMAYFNTKQYDKARKAFKEAGKDKRSETYAKQWIKYLNSELERQAKLAED from the coding sequence ATGCAAAACTTAAGTAATAAACACGTGTGGATGCGGGCAGCAGCGCTGTCACTCCCTCTGATGTTGGCGCAAGTTGGCATCGAGAAGGCCTCTGAGGCTGTCGGTTTTCAAGCGAGCACGGCGTTTGCACAGGAAGCCAAGAAGGAGGAGCGTGAAACACGTCGCACCCCAGCGCTTCGTAATAAGGTTTACGAGAAACTGGCTGAAGCGCAAACTGCCGCTGAGGCAAAAGACTGGGCGACAGCCAGGTCTGTGTTGGATGCAATGATTGATGCGTCGGGCAAGCGAGAGCTCAATTCGTACGAATTAGCTAACGTTTATAACCTGTATGCGTTCATCCACTACAGCAACGAAGACTTTCCTGGAGCGCTTGAGGCCTACCGTAACGTCATTGCTCAGCCGGACATTCCTTTGGCAATGGAGACCAACACCAAGTACACCATTGCTCAGCTGTACTTTGTGCAGGAAGACTGGAAGAACGGTGTCGACATGCTTCTCGAGTGGTTTGCGGTCACCGACCAGCCATCAGCGACGGCGCACGTGTTGTTGTCACAAGGCTACTACCAGTTGAAAGACTACGATAATGCCTTGGCGAACGTAAAAATCGCGATTCAAATGGAAGAAGACAAAGGCAGGTTGCCCAAGGAGCAGTGGTACAACCTGGCGCGTTTCTTGTACTTTGAACGTAACGATGTGGACAATACCATCGATATGCTGCGTAACCTGGTGACGTACTATCCGAAAGATCAGTACTGGATTCAGCTCAGCCATATGTACGGTGAGAAAAAAGAAGAAGGGAAGCAGCTCTCCGTGATGGATGCGGCTTACGCGCAAGATCTTTTGACCAAGGGTCCCGAGCGCGTAACGATGGCCTACTTGTACTTGCAGGGCGAAGTGCCTTATAAGGCCGCTCAAGTCATGGATCGTGGCCTCAAAGAAAAGCTCATCGACCCGACCTCTAAGAACTACGAGATCATGGGTTCGGCCTATCGCCAGGCTCAGGAAGTTGCCAAAGCCATTCCTGCGATGGAAATTGCAGCAGAGAAGTCGGAAGATGGCGAGCTGTACGCGCGTCTGGGTAACGTATACCTAGACGGAGACAAGTTTGAAGAGGCAATTGCTGCCTTGGAGAAGGGTCTTAAGCGTGGCGGTGTTCGTCGCGAGGACAACGCCCAGTTGTCGCTCGGCATGGCCTACTTCAATACGAAGCAGTACGACAAAGCACGAAAAGCGTTCAAGGAAGCAGGGAAAGACAAACGCTCTGAAACCTACGCTAAGCAATGGATCAAGTACTTGAATAGCGAGCTAGAGCGTCAGGCTAAATTGGCCGAAGACTAG
- a CDS encoding DUF3450 domain-containing protein, producing MTTHRLKSVLMATVVATGAFCSVASQANTLDAIIKVGEEKTAAAKQSQAKIDRLAEEARDLLTDYKTVMKQVDGLKVYNARLQRQIDNQERRIADIDTSIDDVTVIQRQMMPLVIRMIDGLEQFVELDVPFNLDERRARIEFLRDNVDRSDITVAEKFRQVLEAYNIELQYGRGMETYSDTIELNGVTRDVDFLRIGRVSLVYQTTDGEESGVWNPETKSWDSLPSGDYAAAIRKGVRIAKKQATIELLNMPVAAPEAN from the coding sequence ATGACTACGCATCGACTAAAATCTGTGTTGATGGCTACCGTTGTTGCTACCGGGGCTTTTTGCTCGGTCGCATCGCAAGCCAACACATTAGACGCCATCATTAAAGTTGGCGAAGAGAAAACTGCTGCTGCTAAACAGTCTCAAGCGAAAATTGATCGTTTGGCTGAAGAAGCCCGCGATCTGTTAACAGACTACAAAACGGTGATGAAGCAAGTAGATGGACTGAAGGTCTACAATGCACGTTTGCAGCGCCAAATTGATAACCAAGAGCGTCGTATCGCCGATATCGATACGTCGATCGATGACGTAACGGTTATTCAGCGTCAAATGATGCCGCTTGTGATTCGTATGATCGACGGTTTAGAGCAGTTTGTTGAGTTGGATGTTCCATTCAACCTAGACGAGCGTCGTGCACGCATTGAGTTTTTGCGTGATAACGTTGATCGATCTGATATCACGGTTGCGGAGAAATTCCGTCAGGTACTAGAAGCCTACAATATTGAGCTTCAGTACGGTCGAGGTATGGAGACGTACAGCGATACCATCGAACTCAATGGCGTAACTCGCGACGTCGATTTCCTACGTATTGGTCGTGTGTCTTTGGTTTACCAAACGACCGACGGTGAAGAAAGTGGTGTGTGGAATCCCGAAACTAAGTCTTGGGATAGCCTGCCATCAGGTGACTACGCTGCTGCAATCCGCAAAGGCGTACGTATCGCCAAGAAACAAGCCACCATTGAACTTCTCAACATGCCTGTAGCTGCACCGGAGGCTAACTAA
- a CDS encoding MotA/TolQ/ExbB proton channel family protein, protein MSGGITETILAFMDKGGDVLWLIAILVFVMWTLIFERFWFFTFAWRAERRLLIDKWESRAERKSWNAKQIRSRLVSQSREVINNNMSVITTMVALCPLLGLLGTVTGMIEVFNVMAVTGGGDAKSMAGGVERSTIPTMAGMVAALSGLFANTYLQRIAEREQESLEDKLTSDH, encoded by the coding sequence ATGTCTGGAGGCATTACTGAAACCATTCTCGCCTTTATGGATAAAGGCGGGGATGTACTCTGGCTGATCGCGATACTTGTGTTCGTTATGTGGACCCTGATTTTCGAGCGCTTTTGGTTTTTCACTTTCGCTTGGCGTGCTGAACGGCGCCTGTTGATCGATAAGTGGGAAAGTAGAGCCGAGCGGAAATCGTGGAATGCGAAGCAGATTCGATCGCGCTTGGTATCTCAGAGTAGAGAAGTGATTAACAACAACATGTCTGTTATTACCACGATGGTCGCCTTATGCCCCTTGTTGGGTCTGTTGGGTACCGTGACTGGTATGATCGAGGTGTTCAACGTAATGGCAGTGACCGGCGGTGGCGATGCAAAGTCAATGGCTGGCGGTGTTGAGCGTTCAACAATTCCGACGATGGCGGGGATGGTGGCAGCGTTATCTGGTTTGTTTGCAAATACCTATTTGCAGCGAATTGCAGAGCGCGAGCAGGAATCACTTGAGGATAAATTGACGTCAGATCATTAA
- a CDS encoding cold-shock protein, which translates to MATTTGTVKWFNETKGFGFIEREGGPDVFVHFSAIKGDGFKTLADGQKVEFDVTDGQKGPQAENVVPL; encoded by the coding sequence ATGGCTACAACAACTGGCACCGTCAAATGGTTTAACGAAACTAAAGGCTTTGGCTTCATCGAACGTGAAGGCGGCCCTGACGTGTTCGTACACTTCAGCGCGATCAAAGGCGATGGTTTTAAAACATTGGCAGACGGCCAAAAGGTCGAGTTTGATGTGACCGATGGACAAAAAGGTCCTCAAGCGGAAAATGTGGTGCCATTGTAA
- a CDS encoding energy transducer TonB has protein sequence MGNSIVRVIIAALVAVPVAVGLFFVMQSLIDREYEQEEVKSRKIADIVVPNKEIEVNVKEVKPEKVEDPEEPPPDMQPLEFDMDMDVDVVNLAPTAKVDVSINSSGMSSGDGEYLPIVKVAPIYPRRAQTRGITGYCIVEYVVTKSGSIRDPIPVDCQPEGVFERASLKAAEKFKYKPRVVDGEPIEVAGVQNKFTYELEQ, from the coding sequence ATGGGCAATAGTATTGTGAGGGTTATCATAGCCGCGTTGGTAGCGGTTCCCGTCGCAGTCGGCCTGTTTTTTGTGATGCAGAGCCTAATTGACCGTGAATACGAGCAAGAAGAAGTCAAATCACGAAAAATAGCCGACATTGTCGTTCCCAACAAAGAAATTGAAGTGAACGTCAAAGAAGTCAAACCAGAGAAAGTCGAAGATCCTGAAGAGCCGCCGCCAGATATGCAGCCTTTAGAGTTCGATATGGATATGGACGTCGATGTTGTTAACCTCGCGCCGACGGCAAAAGTTGACGTGTCGATCAATTCGTCGGGTATGTCATCGGGTGACGGTGAGTACTTGCCGATTGTAAAAGTTGCGCCGATTTACCCACGTCGCGCTCAAACGCGCGGTATCACCGGATACTGTATCGTTGAGTACGTTGTGACCAAATCGGGTTCTATTCGCGATCCCATTCCAGTGGATTGTCAGCCCGAGGGTGTTTTCGAGCGTGCAAGCTTAAAAGCGGCCGAAAAGTTCAAGTACAAGCCTCGCGTAGTCGACGGCGAGCCTATCGAAGTGGCCGGTGTGCAGAACAAATTCACCTACGAGCTTGAGCAGTAA
- a CDS encoding MotA/TolQ/ExbB proton channel family protein, with amino-acid sequence MKALNKIFAALTLGGALAVSGLTYAQDAAEAPAEPQVDPRAEAAANLEQLLQFVKQGQATDAKENKAREARFAQAKADQARLLKEAEAERERQERLSTQLENKFEDNELLIAAKQKQLKEKLGALTELFGHLTAAAGDLSSNIEVSLVSSQYANREGFLKDLIAKMSGSDKLPRIEEIERVWYELLREITETGNVVKFTAEVATPSGERAPRDVIRIGAFNIIDANGNYLAYNNGNLSELPRQPAGSYTSWASDLANASSGMYQFGIDPTGPTGGSFLAAIIDSPTLEERWHQGGYVGYAITAVGVFALLLAVYRLIALSLISSKVSAQLKSSAANTNNPLGRVLKIHEDNPTMDPETLELKMAEGVMRETPKLESGLTLLKIIAAVAPLMGLLGTVTGMIITFQAITIFGAGDPKAMAGGISSALVTTVLGLLVAIPTVLLHTLVNGRAQRVIHLLNEQATGIIAEHSETSHK; translated from the coding sequence ATGAAAGCGTTAAATAAAATTTTTGCGGCCCTAACTTTGGGCGGCGCGTTAGCTGTTTCTGGTCTGACCTATGCGCAAGACGCTGCGGAGGCTCCTGCTGAGCCGCAAGTGGATCCGCGTGCAGAAGCGGCGGCAAACCTTGAGCAGTTGCTTCAGTTCGTGAAGCAAGGTCAAGCGACCGATGCAAAAGAAAACAAGGCGCGTGAGGCGCGTTTTGCCCAAGCAAAAGCGGATCAGGCGCGTTTGCTGAAAGAAGCGGAAGCCGAGCGCGAGCGTCAAGAGCGCTTGAGTACTCAGCTCGAAAACAAATTCGAAGACAACGAGCTGTTGATTGCCGCTAAGCAGAAGCAATTAAAAGAGAAGTTGGGTGCGTTAACGGAATTGTTTGGCCACTTGACCGCGGCCGCTGGTGACTTGTCGTCGAACATCGAAGTGTCACTCGTATCTTCGCAGTACGCCAACCGTGAAGGTTTCTTGAAAGACTTGATCGCGAAGATGTCAGGCTCTGACAAGTTGCCTCGCATCGAAGAGATCGAGCGCGTGTGGTACGAATTGCTTCGCGAGATCACTGAAACAGGTAACGTCGTTAAGTTCACCGCTGAAGTTGCAACACCATCCGGTGAGCGCGCGCCTCGTGACGTCATCCGAATCGGTGCGTTCAACATCATCGATGCCAACGGCAACTACCTGGCCTACAACAACGGCAACTTGAGCGAATTGCCTCGTCAGCCTGCAGGTTCTTACACCAGCTGGGCGTCTGATCTCGCCAACGCGTCAAGCGGCATGTACCAGTTTGGTATCGACCCAACGGGCCCCACCGGTGGTTCCTTCCTAGCCGCAATCATTGATTCACCGACGCTGGAAGAGCGTTGGCACCAAGGTGGCTACGTGGGTTACGCCATTACTGCAGTGGGTGTGTTTGCACTGTTACTCGCGGTATACCGTTTGATTGCACTGTCACTGATCTCCAGCAAAGTGAGTGCGCAGTTAAAGTCTTCTGCGGCTAATACCAACAACCCACTGGGTCGCGTATTAAAGATTCACGAAGACAACCCAACGATGGACCCAGAAACCCTCGAGCTGAAAATGGCCGAAGGCGTGATGCGCGAAACGCCAAAGCTAGAGTCAGGTCTGACCTTGCTGAAGATTATCGCCGCTGTCGCACCGCTGATGGGTCTACTTGGTACGGTAACCGGTATGATCATCACCTTCCAAGCGATCACGATCTTCGGTGCAGGCGATCCAAAAGCAATGGCTGGCGGTATTTCGAGCGCCTTGGTAACCACGGTTCTTGGTCTGTTAGTCGCAATTCCGACCGTCTTGTTGCACACCTTGGTTAATGGGCGTGCGCAGCGTGTGATACACCTGCTGAACGAACAAGCGACCGGTATCATTGCCGAGCACTCCGAGACGTCTCACAAGTAG